A genomic region of Bombus pyrosoma isolate SC7728 linkage group LG6, ASM1482585v1, whole genome shotgun sequence contains the following coding sequences:
- the LOC122568404 gene encoding WD repeat-containing protein on Y chromosome has protein sequence MEYFDNNDTSIQEAFDEFFRTKSVEEQCTEESLMQLHEVFLASPNEEMDITQLYDAFENILHIQMPHNEFKILFKKMNLKRDGNITWNEFISYLLVEFQRKDTTLQWQILRLPITDIPQLLKSHHRTAIHKIMFYPEVLPDRTTSFHRGFYLTVTKEGIINYWSLDLEYERSAQSVNPCLKVQHTLITDMIVMPDIQVVCTSSTECDLRFYDTAAKKFDLRIMISGLEYAVICMDYYFSKNIKEDSYIVLGDMSGSVKVMSFSPIERGPFKQEPQRDSLFIRYESVLKGELKGLKIVEFKNVHTDWVKQVAYYGSLRAFMSSSRCCNCSLLFSDLTGARIQYKFKVNMGISCFTFCEEGQLLITGGPDCIVRVWNPFVTRRANSTFQGHRAPICALVVQDAGKRVYSLSKDRCIKVWDVLTQSCIQTYNGLPSELGEHTSMTVVYNTLNRKMIIASSMIAVILCDPEVNKEISDGFTHTKSISSVLYNHLYKVVVTTGLDSCIIIWDPWLGNRLFLVTHAHSRFLYGQFHDIEITAACFDESEQLLVTGARDGTLKVWNFNTGTCLRNMALETQCEITSLVWLENRILCSSWNRQVVEFATSDAYVYKKNWGTIHTDDILCSAMWYPQVLATATFNGEIILWRLETGQPYRKYKVNEPMSRFRIRYHKDEITYKIKKPEQVTKEFVSKQSQCPTASEHQESALNITRIVAVRAMIFLNARPVRPDVGTLLVSLDSGYVQVWTHHPAGGFLQAFSVIHSIRDCALALTTDPKNHFLVTGHNAGYIKVWYLVNYSLPNPPKISMPVLRLEFPFLWKKKVIGRAERAVKDQPLPLLLSSVRGHLKSITSIQIIPDARIVISGSTDHSVRLWTLGGRYISTFGTFKPWLPILPTIPTYQYFRDYKHPADIKRVASSTTLKILEGGARQVESDLKSDELKALKEISRPEHTMIDGRRLTITVMDKSVLMIFADYPILDTSLPYIPIYTHLKLRPLEIIQTPKLPALLHEQKELTKRTHSQL, from the exons atggaataCTTTGATAACAATGACACGAG CATTCAAGAAGCTTTCGACGAGTTCTTTAGAACAAAAAGTGTAGAAGAACAATGCACGGAAGAATCCTTGATGCAACTGCATGAagtatttttg GCTTCGCCAAATGAAGAAATGGATATAACCCAGTTGTATGAtgcgtttgaaaatatattgcacaTTCAAATGCCACATAATGAATTCAAAATTCTGTTTAAAAAG atgAACTTAAAGAGAGATGGAAATATTACTTGGAATGAATTTATCTCGTATTTATTAGTAGAATTTCAGAGGAAAGATACCACATTACAATGGCAAATATTGAGACTTCCAATAACCGATATCCCTCAACTTTTGAAATCGCATCACCGTACAGCTATACACAAAATCATGTTTTATCCTGAAGTCTTGCCT GATAGAACTACAAGCTTTCATAGAGGGTTTTATTTAACTGTGACTAAAGAGGGAATCATAAATTACTGGTCTTTAGATTTAGAATACGAACGAAGCGCGCAATCTGTAAATC CGTGTTTAAAAGTTCAACACACTTTAATAACTGATATGATAGTAATGCCCGATATACAAGTAGTATGCACAAGTTCTACGGAGTGCGATTTAAGATTTTATGATACAGCAGCAAAGAAGTTTGATCTTCGAATAATG ATATCAGGCTTGGAGTATGCTGTCATTTGTATGGATTAttatttcagtaaaaatatcaaagaggACTCGTATATTGTACTTGGAGATATGAGTGGATCTGTCAAAGTCATGTCATTTAGTCCAATAGAGAGAGGACCATTTAAACAAGAACCTCAACGTgatagtttatttattcgcTATGAATCTGTTCTCaag GGTGAACTGAAAGGATTGAAAATCGTAGAATTTAAGAATGTACATACAGATTGGGTGAAACAAGTGGCCTATTATGGAAGTTTAAGAGCTTTCATGTCCAGCAGTAGATGTTGTAAttgttctttattatttagtgATCTTACAGGAGCAAGGATTCAATACAAATTCAAAGTTAACATGGGAATATCTTGCTTCACCTTTTGCGAAG AGGGTCAGTTATTAATAACCGGTGGACCGGATTGCATAGTTCGGGTTTGGAATCCTTTCGTGACTAGAAGAGCAAATAGTACTTTCCAAGGTCATCGTGCACCTATTTGCGCCTTAGTTGTACAAGATGCTGGTAAACGCGTGTACTCTCTTTCGAAAGATAGATGTATCAAAGTGTGGGATGTATTAACTCAATCTTGCATTCAG aCATACAATGGTCTTCCCAGCGAATTGGGCGAACATACATCAATGACTGTGGTGTATAATACATTGAATCGTAAAATGATCATTGCTAGTTCAATGATCGCAGTGATTCTTTGCGATCCTGAGGTCAACAAAGAAATATCCGATGGTTTTACACATACAAAATCTATCAGCAGCGTTTTATATAACCATCTCTACAAAGTG GTAGTTACGACTGGCTTAGAttcttgtataataatttggGATCCATGGcttggaaatcgtttattctTAGTAACGCATGCACACAGTAGATTCCTATATGGTCAGTTTCATGATATTGAGATTACTGCTGCTTGTTTCGATGAATCTGAACAATTACTAGTAACAGGCGCTCGTGATGGCACATTGAaagtttggaattttaatactGGCACTTGTTTGCGGAACATGGCTCTTGAAACTCAATG TGAAATAACCAGTTTAGTTTGGCTGGAAAATCGAATCTTATGTAGTAGTTGGAATCGTCAAGTCGTAGAATTTGCAACTTCTGAcgcgtatgtatataaaaagaattggGGAACAATACACACCGATGATATTCTTTGTTCAGCCATGTGGTATCCTCAGGTATTGGCCACGGCAACTTTTAATGGAGAAATAATACTTTGGAGATTAGAAACGGGTCAACcgtatcgaaaatataaagttaacGAACCAATGTCAAG ATTTAGGATAAGATACCACAAGGATGAAATaacgtacaaaataaaaaagccTGAACAAGTTACGAAAGAATTCGTTTCGAAACAGAG TCAATGTCCTACGGCTTCTGAACATCAAGAATCCGCATTGAATATTACACGAATTGTTGCTGTTCGAgctatgatatttttaaatgccCGGCCGGTTAGGCCTGATGTTGGAACATTGTTAGTTTCTCTTGATTCAGGATATGTACAAGTGTGGACTCATCACCCTGCTGGTGGATTTTTACAAGCTTTCTCAGTTATTCATTCTATACGTGATTGTGCATTAGCATTAACAACTGATcctaaaaatcattttcttgtaacag gACACAATGCTGGATACATTAAAGTTTGGTATCTCGTGAATTATTCGTTGCCAAATCCTCCTAAGATATCTATGCCCGTTTTACGGTTggaatttccatttctatggaaaaagaaagttatcGGTAGGGCAGAGAGAGCTGTAAAGGATCAACCTTTACCACTTCTACTTTCATCTGTGCGTGGACATTTAAAATCTATTACGTCCATCCAGATAATCCCAGATGCACGTATTGTCATTAG TGGTAGTACAGACCATTCTGTACGCTTATGGACACTTGGTGGCCGTTATATTTCAACCTTTGGAACTTTCAAGCCTTGGTTGCCAATTTTGCCAACGATCCCAACATACCAATATTTCAGAGATTACAAACATCCGGCAGACATTAAAAGAGTCGCTAGTTCTACTACactaaaa ATTCTTGAAGGAGGTGCGAGACAAGTAGAATCAGATCTTAAAAGTGACGAATTAAAagctttaaaagaaatttcgagaCCTGAACACACTATGATCGATGGAAGAAGACTTACTATCACTGTGATGGATAAATCAGTCTTAATGATCTTTGCGGATTACCCAATTTTAGACACCTCTTTgccatat ATACCTATATACACGCATTTGAAATTAAGACCTTTGGAAATCATACAGACACCAAAATTACCAGCACTTCTACAtgaacaaaaagaattaaC TAAAAGAACGCATTCGCAATTATAA